From Antechinus flavipes isolate AdamAnt ecotype Samford, QLD, Australia chromosome 1, AdamAnt_v2, whole genome shotgun sequence:
AAAGGATGGGAGGATTTGGAGAAGTAGAGAGGTGGGAGAGGGGACAAATGTCAGATTTGGTTTTTTAGCTTGGTTACTATCTCTTTAATTGTGAAGTTCTCTTTTAGCTTTGGCTCAGAATTCCCTTCCACTCTCGTCTCCAGGGTGCCCGGGTAAACAGggtttccccctccccaagcatCCCGCCCCCAGAGGCGTCTTCCTGTCTACATGGCCTCTCCCTGTTCTGGAGACCCTGGCCCTGGTCGGCTGCCCCCACCCACCACTCCGGGTGTGACAGGTCTTTCGGAAGGGTGGGGAGTGGGTGGGTGGGGAAGGATAGAACCATGGACATTTAATTGGGAAGGGGCTTTAGAGACCACCTGCTTCAACTGGCTCATCTTGGATCAGGGAGGACAAGGGTCTCACTGAAAATTACCCAGCCAGTTAGTAAGATGGGAcatggaggaaagagagaggaggaaagagaaaaaggcagCTGAGAAGCAGGACAGCAAAGTTAGCATGGGCCTAACCTAAAGACCTGGGCCACTCTGGCTCTCTGACCTCCTCTCCCGCTTGAGAtaactgcttcagtttccccatcttacAGAAGGGGTAGTGAAAAGAGCCTGAATTTGGAGTTATAGGACCCCCCAATGTGAATCTTGGCTCTGTTACTGTGATCTTGGCTAAGCAATATTCCCTTTTTTGGCTTTGCTTTctataaaaaaaagggggggcagaTGATGATCTCTAAAGACCCCTTTTAGCTCTGAATTCTCtgcagctctaacattctgtgaagAGTATGAGGTTTTAGGAACCAGTAGCTTTCCCCTTCCTGGCCGACGCTGTGCTTCCCTCAGGTCCTGCTGCTCCCCAAGAGCCCCCGTTCCCAGACATTTATGGAGGTGACGCCCAGCTCTGGGAGGCTCACTTCCGTGGCATTGGTCGGGCCTATCGGGCCCTGGGCAAGGAGGATGACTTCGCCATCCGAGTTCTGACCGAGGACTTTACGCTCCCCTTCCCTTACGCCTGGCCACCTGGACCTGAGCCTGCTCGGGGTCCCCTCTTCTACGACCCCCAAGACAGAACGGGCTTTGACTTCCTCCTGCGGCCAGGGGCACCCCCACCTGCCTTGCTCCGTCCTCTCCATGCAACAGCTCAAGCCTTCCTACGAAAGCGGCGACTGGAACAGCTGGCCTTGAGCTACGCCAACTCAGGCAGTGGGGCTACCCCACACCCTGGAGTGGTCCTTCTGGCCCCTGCCCCCGGGCCCAACAAATTCTCTACCCCAGGACTCCC
This genomic window contains:
- the C1H8orf90 gene encoding uncharacterized protein C8orf90 homolog codes for the protein MASPCSGDPGPGRLPPPTTPGVTGPAAPQEPPFPDIYGGDAQLWEAHFRGIGRAYRALGKEDDFAIRVLTEDFTLPFPYAWPPGPEPARGPLFYDPQDRTGFDFLLRPGAPPPALLRPLHATAQAFLRKRRLEQLALSYANSGSGATPHPGVVLLAPAPGPNKFSTPGLPDGKGARPGPPLV